tcagtTGTTGAAGTAGCCCTTTTCAGCCCTAATAACAAAGCACAACACTTCTCTGCTCTGACATGTTGGATGAAGGCTCCTGTGGACCGTGGCGAGCATGCAGCCTAGCGGCACGGCCTCCAGACGTCCAAGTCTCCGCGCGGAAAGATTGCCCAGTAACAGCTCTACAGGGGCAGCCCAGCACACCCTCCTTCCCACCAGCTCAGCCGTGTGAACCCAAAGCAAGCGTGCGCCGTCAGCTACGCTCGGTGGTTTAACTGTTGTCGGCACAGGAAAGTACACACTTCCTCGGCGCGTACACACGTGAACGGAAGGGACAGTGCGCGTGCTGTTCTTCAGGTGCGCGTAGGAATGGAGCGAGTGTATGCTTCGTTAAGCCATGGGCTATGTGCCTTCTGCCGTGTATTGCAagataatgcaaaaataataaactgtttttacatacatgtgtgcaataataataatattaataataaagtCCGCCTGGGCCTGTTTAAAGGGACTTTCAGGAGTCTGAGAAAAAGGTCATCAATTTTTTTATACAATCCACTAACTTCGCGCTACTCTGGGGAGTGTAGGGTCCAGCCTTTATCAGGGTATCTTGACATTTCTacttttaatctctctctctgttcttttcccAATTTTAAGGAAGTACAATTCTAAATTGGtgaactatccctttaaaaAGAGCAGCCTTCTGCAGTTACCAACTCTCAACTGCAATTCCTGACAAGCCtcgcttcttcttcttcgtctaCAGTGAAACAGAACATCTTTCGCGTGTACCGTGCTCAGTGCAGGAAACAAAGAACAGGGATGGGCAGACCGTGAGGCCTGGACACAGCAGCCACACTTGAAACTGTCCCCTGGCATCAAGTAAAGAGGTGACAGTTCACGGCACTGTACCGCTTCACATATACAACTGAAGGTCACTACTGGAGCACACAGATACCTgactgccatctagtggctTTGGTGAGCCATACAAGTTAACTTGACAGAGTGCTTGATCCTTTTCCCGAGGTTTTTCCAGGCCTGGAAAGAAATCGAGTGTCAGTGTCAAtttgaaggaaggaaaagaatagaaaagatcaaataaaatcaTGATTCCAATCACACCGACATGTAATTCGTTAGGTCTTTAATTACAGCTACAAGAactggcaataaaaaaaatcacaagttcATACAGTAAACTCAAATAATTGAAACAACCATGGCTCTCCGTTACGTTTGAGAATAATTAATCCAATACCACTGATGAACAGAATAGGTAGGGGTTGAGGGGGGCATCCCAACATCAGAAGAAACAATAGTTTCCAAGCAAAATGGCTTGAGAATAGCAGGGGAAACATCTACGGTCCTAAAGGTTGAAATGgaataaaacttaataaatacattgaatAAAACTCAGTTCTACTCGATAAATGTTGTTATCTGATGTTAAGAGAAAAAGCCCGAGCACAaaccctctccatgtttaaacGTGGTCACATAAAAATGAGCAGACCAAACAAACTTCAAGGTATCCATGTGatccattgaaaaaaaattaatgccagccttttttaaaaacacataatccAGAATCTGATGGGATGGCTGGCTGTCATTCATACatagataaatgaaaaaaattaatgttacCGAAAAAATGACAGGAGATTTCTCATTTGAGAATCAAGTACAGGTTAACAAAGtcaaaaacaaggaaagaaagagaaaacagggGCCCGACACACACCATTGCTTTTTACCATTAACAGGTGGACTGCAGCCACCTAGTGGCTATAAGTGAAATAATGTCACATGTAAGTCAACCAGTACAGACTGAAGTCACAGCTGGGTACATCTCTCTCCTGCTTCCGCAGATCAAACGAACGGTCTCCATTACGAACTAAGGGCAGCTAACTAATCGGAAGCGCCAACCTAGCTCTACGGGTCACATTCTTCTGacagtgtgctgctgctgctgggtggTGATGACAGAGGGACTAGATACAGGGGGAGGAAGCAGACAACTGATAGTCCTGACCACACAGGTACAGTACAGTTCAGGTGGGAGGGACCATGGAAAGAAGGTGCTCAGTCACTGTCAAACTTAATGGAGTTGACTGTGGTGGAGATGGCTCCGCCGCGGTAgctccccctcttcttcttcgtcttttCGTGGCGGAATGACTTGCCTTTTGTGAACCTGAGCACATCGTTCGCTTTCTCGCCCCAGTCCCCTTTGGCGCCGGACTGGAATCGCAAAGACAATGGAGCGTGATGGTAAATTATTCGGTCATCTCAGCAATCTTAAAATGCAATGCTGCTGTGAGGATGCTTACTGAACTCACCTTTGCATCGAAAGAGTTGTCCGCAAGACGCGGATCTACAGCTACTTCTTCCTCCCTTATTCTACGGAAAGGTATGTTGGAAGACTGAAAGACAAGTTATTTCCATCAAATTTTGGCTCTTTTCCCATCGAGAAAACAATCACTTTTATCCAGCTGCCATCAGCTGTATGCGTTTAGACTCaagatgctttaaaaaaaacccaacattcGCTGGCAACTCAGTCTCCAGCAGGTCTTACCTTCTTATTGGCTTTAGGGAAAGTCTGGGGTGTGGTTgttgctttcttgttttttggtgTCGTgacctctgtcttttcctcttcactttctGATGAttcttcatctctttttctctttccactgGTGCCTAAATGAATCAGAGGAAATTAGAGGAGAACAATTTTGCACCAGTAGGCACTAAACGTGTTCCATAGACCTAAGATGCATGAAATTATACAACAGTTAAAAGGCTACGTAAGCTGGGGTAAAAAGCGATGAGTGACCGTTTTTCCCCAATGGCTATCTGAGTGTGCCATCCATCCATAAATACACTGAAGTTCCCTTTATAATGGCCACGTCATGTTCAGTATTTGCCTCCGACGTACCATTTGTTGCAGGGGTGTTGGGTGCAGTGGCCGCTTTGCGCGGTGCTTCCTCCTCATCTGATGAACTGTCTGAGGAGCTACTACTGCTCTCCTTAGGTTTAGCTGTAGGAGTTGtctttgctgctgcagcaggtgTAGCAGGTTtttgtactttcacttttgtacttttactggcctcttcctcctcctcagagctgCTGTCACTGGATGAAGACTCCTTTGGCTTTGCTGGGGCCTTACCTGCTGCACTGGCTCTCTTGGGTGTTGCTGCCTTGCCGTTGGTGACCGCAGGCTTAGCAGGGGTGGACTTGGTCTCTGTCTCGGAATCAGAGCTATCTGAGGAGTCAGAGCTGCTCTCCTCAGCTTTCTTTGTTGGAGCAGCAGCTGGCTTTGTGGCTGCAGGCTTGGGTGCTGGCGCTGCCTTCTTGGGTTCCTCCTCATCACTGGAGCTGTCATCAGTGGAGTCTGCAGGAGccttagcagcagcagcagcagcagcaggtttctTGGCCACTGCTTTCACTGGAACTTGTTTCTTGACTGCAGGTTTGGTGGCCTCTTTCTCAGAGTCTGAGCTGTCACTGTCAGAGTCggagctgctctctgctgctgctgcaggcttTGCTGCTGGAGTAGTAGGCTTTGAGGCCGGGGTAGCTGCTTtagttgctgctgctggcttAGATTTCACTGGTTCGTCCTCATCCTCAGAGGATGAGTCAGAGTCAGAactgctctctgctgcagcaggcTTTACTGCAGGAGTAGCAGGCTTTGAGGCCGGGGTAGCTGGTTTAGCTGCTGCAGGTTTACCCTTGACTGGTTTTTCATCTTCAGAGGAGGAGTCAGAGTCtgagctgctctctgctgcagcagcaggcttAGCTGCAGGAGTAGTTTGCTTTGAAGCCGGGGTGGCAGGTTTAGTTCCTGCAGGCTTAGGCTTGGCTggttcctcctcatcttcagaggagtcagagtctgagctgctctctgctgctgcaggaggctTTGCAACAGGGGTTGGAGGCTTTGAGGCCAGGGTGGCTGGTTTGGCTGCTGGCTTGTCTTTCACTGgctcttcctcatcctcagaGGAGTCCTCTGAATCAGAGCTGCTCTCAGCTTTCTTGGCTGGGCGCTTGGTAGCAGCGGCAGGTGTCGCTGGGGCCGCAGTTTTAGTGGCAGGTTTTGCTGGAGCCTCATCTTCAGAGCTGCTATCTGAATCTGAGATGAAAGATATACAAtgtttgaacattttgcagataaaaaTTAATGTATGTAGCAAAGCAGGGTCGGAAATACATCGAAACATTTTACTCCCAACTGACAGTTCTCAGGATGCATTGTAAATGATGAATTCTAGCCTTGATATAGCAAAACAGGCaaagaaatttacaaaatgaaagcaaacgCAAGGCATTACAAGAAATGTATCATTCTTAAAGGAATGCAGAGCTCACATGCTTTTTCTGGCATCTCTTACCTGAGCTTGAGGACTCATCTTTTTTAGCTGGGGTAGTCTTGGCAGGTGCAGGTTTAGCTGTGGGCTTCTTTGCCACCGTCTCCTCCTCTGAACTGGAATCTTCCTCTGAGGAGTCCTCTTTAGCAGGTGTGGCTTTAGCTGCAATAGGTTTAGCTGGGGCAGCCTTAGCGGGGGTCGCCTTCGCCGCAGGTTTCTtcacctctgcctcttcctctgaACTTGATGAGTCTTCATCTGAGTCTTCCTTTTTAGCAGGTGCAGCCTTGGCTGCGGCAGGTTTGACTGGGGCTGCTTTAGCTGGGGTGACTTTGGCTGCAGGCTTCTTTGCCTCCTCTTCATCTGAGCTTGAATCTGGAAAGATCGTGGGCAtgaagaaaagtgtttttcaaatgttcagCATCGGGTCACGTTGAGTAAAACATGACTCACTCGAATCCCTATCGTTACCTGAGCTCTCAGAGCTGGACTCCTGCTTCTTTGCAGCGGGTTTGGACACGCCAGgtttggcagcagcagcaggtttctTGGCCACTGCTTTCACTGGAACTTGTTTCTTGACTGCAGGTTTGGTGGCCTCTTTCTCAGAGTCTGAGCTGTCACTGTCAGAGTCggagctgctctctgctgctgctgcaggcttTGCTGCTGGAGTAGTAGGCTTTGAGGCCGGGGTAGCTGCTTtagttgctgctgctggcttAGATTTCACTGGTTCGTCCTCATCCTCAGAGGATGAGTCAGAGTCAGAactgctctctgctgcagcaggcTTTACTGCAGGAGTAGCAGGCTTTGAGGCCGGGTAGCTGGTTTAGCTGCTGCAGGTTTACCCTTGACTGGTTTTTTCATCTTCAGAGGAGGAGTCAGAGTCtgagctgctctctgctgcagcagcaggcttAGCTGCAGGAGTAGTTTGCTTTGAAGCCGGGGTGGCAGGTTTAGTTCCTGCAGGCTTAGGCTTGGCTggttcctcctcatcttcagaggagtcagagtctgagctgctctctgctgctgcaggaggctTTGCAACAGGGGTTGGAGGCTTTGAGGCCAGGGTGGCTGGTTTGGCTGCTGGCTTGTCTTTCACTGgctcttcctcatcctcagaGGAGTCCTCTGAATCAGAGCTGCTCTCAGCTTTCTTGGCTGGGCGCTTGGTAGCAGCGGCAGGTGTCGCTGGGGCCGCAGTTTTAGTGGCAGGTTTTGCTGGAGCCTCATCTTCAGAGCTGCTATCTGAATCTGAGATGAAAGATATACAAtgtttgaacattt
This region of Xiphias gladius isolate SHS-SW01 ecotype Sanya breed wild chromosome 11, ASM1685928v1, whole genome shotgun sequence genomic DNA includes:
- the nolc1 gene encoding LOW QUALITY PROTEIN: nucleolar and coiled-body phosphoprotein 1 (The sequence of the model RefSeq protein was modified relative to this genomic sequence to represent the inferred CDS: substituted 2 bases at 2 genomic stop codons) produces the protein MAAQKSVPSDLYKCVYSFLIDNKFTKAAQQFLKQTKVTPQDENEENLVNIYNFWVKSPEAKKRKAPPNKAGGTNGPSAKKAKTCKESSSSEESSSEDEEAGAKPTKVAPAAAKLVPAKAAAAATKAASSSSEDSSDSEEEEKAPTKPPVKPVAAAPAAGSTRKKDSSSSSEESDSEDEQPAKAPAPKPKAGAATTKAAVPVKGVGQKKQESSSTEDSSSDSEDEEPAKAPVKPTPVKAAAAAAESSSEDSSSEDEAPPSKKPKAGAYSAVPPPASIQKAPAAPAASKAKDSDSSDSSDDSSDEEEQKKVAAKPAPKKTAAAKPGVSKPAAKKQESSSESSDSSSDEEEAKKPAAKVTPAKAAPVKPAAAKAAPAKKEDSDEDSSSSEEEAEVKKPAAKATPAKAAPAKPVAAKATPAKEDSSEEDSSSEEETVAKKPTAKPAPAKPTPAKKDESSSSDSDSSSEDEAPAKPATKTAAPATPAAATKRPAKKAESSSDSEDSSEDEEEPVKDKPAAKPATLASKPPTPVAKPPAAAESSSDSDSSEDEEEPAKPKPAGTKPATPASKQTTPAAKPAAAAESSSDSDSSSEDEKTSQGXTCSSXTSYPASKPATPAVKPAAAESSSDSDSSSEDEDEPVKSKPAAATKAATPASKPTTPAAKPAAAAESSSDSDSDSSDSEKEATKPAVKKQVPVKAVAKKPAAAAKPGVSKPAAKKQESSSESSDSSSDEEEAKKPAAKVTPAKAAPVKPAAAKAAPAKKEDSDEDSSSSEEEAEVKKPAAKATPAKAAPAKPIAAKATPAKEDSSEEDSSSEEETVAKKPTAKPAPAKTTPAKKDESSSSDSDSSSEDEAPAKPATKTAAPATPAAATKRPAKKAESSSDSEDSSEDEEEPVKDKPAAKPATLASKPPTPVAKPPAAAESSSDSDSSEDEEEPAKPKPAGTKPATPASKQTTPAAKPAAAAESSSDSDSSSEDEKPVKGKPAAAKPATPASKPATPAVKPAAAESSSDSDSSSEDEDEPVKSKPAAATKAATPASKPTTPAAKPAAAAESSSDSDSDSSDSEKEATKPAVKKQVPVKAVAKKPAAAAAAAKAPADSTDDSSSDEEEPKKAAPAPKPAATKPAAAPTKKAEESSSDSSDSSDSETETKSTPAKPAVTNGKAATPKRASAAGKAPAKPKESSSSDSSSEEEEEASKSTKVKVQKPATPAAAAKTTPTAKPKESSSSSSDSSSDEEEAPRKAATAPNTPATNGTSGKRKRDEESSESEEEKTEVTTPKNKKATTTPQTFPKANKKSSNIPFRRIREEEVAVDPRLADNSFDAKSGAKGDWGEKANDVLRFTKGKSFRHEKTKKKRGSYRGGAISTTVNSIKFDSD